Proteins from a genomic interval of Neorhodopirellula lusitana:
- a CDS encoding FG-GAP-like repeat-containing protein: protein MYSKTYRQVHPRIWRFSLVSVVLLGCSRGPDEVALDVSSDQMQSSVASDARHAAVDEVKVDEVKVADASDSEATPVAGEPSGETREAAIAAAGQLASQGDLAGASRSLQQWLLIDPADVEVLFRLASIRAADGNLDQAVELLDEIPREHPEAGLPALGQSADWCFQLQRFGEAESRYRKVIARAPAAIPPRRQLAYLLNRQGRRHEAAEQLYELCRHGDVHQDELHALVILTDAMYDDPSQPEKLQPGTLPYWPIGKSGEARQLFALQQYDQVLVELRELVESGDSPPAVNALYGRAAAEAQDDEQFLWWLAQVTPQVAEFTDYWAAIGAYESRNRRFPEAVRALAEALLRDPSDFHSMSRIRQPLIALGQDDLADRWNSRWAATRDVVKFNNKIAESTKLDLDSIAELSVRLLQLGRRLEAVLWKTVESGHRGVNAAEINRLNAERRQVIAMGKDTPSHAERLCGMNLDQYPLPKFDSLLAEPSEFRLASDGQSEPVRASFPNVASSVGLNHSYQVSSQTVSQQFSIHQTLGGGVAVIDFDLDGCVDLYFAQGGSDPPGSQSELSNQLYRCLEKEVGNEIQSGFVDVTEASGTRETQYGLGVTSGDWNQDGFPDLVVSNIGIDTLFINNGDGTFARRGLSLSTNPDRVPSSVAIADLNGDHLPDIFQCVYVDDARINRKPALNEDGRVLKAVSPGDYKVGADTLIVNDGKGGISEDRGLRAASFRSETRDHSYGLGVIVTDLDGSPGNEVFVGNDLLPNQLWTRDPIKQRWDDVASLKGCAYDGGGVATGSMGIAVGDFDDSGTIDIHISNYEYQNSSLFLSDGEAFQDRTVQFGLAEPTRKMVGFGSQSIDITNNGTLDLIVTNGHLDDTVENRSEFRQPPQLFSNSGSRFVPVQLDDSSDYWSSLFLGRGLARLDFKRDGKSDIVVTHIGQPSALLVNQTASENHWLQVQLVGTDSERDAIGAEVHVRWNDRESVDWVAAGDGYLSCNESAICFGLGAALVPVEVEVRWPSGKRQVHRDIQSDQRILIVENQPECTQLF from the coding sequence GTGTACTCGAAAACATACCGCCAGGTGCACCCACGCATCTGGCGGTTTTCATTGGTATCGGTTGTTTTACTGGGATGCAGTCGAGGGCCCGATGAGGTTGCTCTGGATGTTTCATCCGACCAGATGCAGAGCTCTGTTGCGTCGGATGCCCGCCATGCTGCGGTTGACGAGGTTAAGGTTGACGAGGTTAAGGTTGCCGATGCTTCCGATTCGGAAGCAACTCCAGTCGCCGGCGAGCCTTCGGGGGAAACTCGGGAGGCCGCGATCGCGGCGGCGGGGCAGCTTGCTTCGCAGGGAGACTTAGCTGGGGCTTCGAGATCGTTGCAGCAGTGGTTGTTAATCGATCCTGCCGACGTCGAGGTCCTTTTTCGTTTGGCTAGCATTCGGGCGGCCGACGGAAACTTGGATCAGGCTGTTGAATTGCTGGATGAAATTCCACGGGAGCACCCAGAGGCCGGTTTGCCGGCGCTCGGGCAATCGGCGGATTGGTGTTTTCAGTTGCAGCGGTTTGGCGAGGCGGAAAGCCGTTACCGGAAGGTGATCGCGAGAGCACCAGCGGCAATCCCGCCACGGCGGCAGCTTGCCTATTTGTTGAACCGTCAGGGTCGGCGACACGAAGCAGCCGAGCAGCTTTACGAACTGTGCCGGCACGGCGACGTTCATCAGGACGAGCTCCACGCTTTGGTCATCTTGACCGATGCGATGTACGACGATCCGTCTCAGCCCGAAAAGCTTCAGCCTGGCACGTTGCCGTATTGGCCCATCGGCAAGTCTGGTGAGGCGCGGCAGTTGTTCGCCTTGCAGCAATACGATCAGGTGCTGGTCGAATTGCGTGAACTGGTTGAGAGCGGTGACTCGCCGCCGGCCGTCAACGCGTTGTATGGCCGAGCAGCGGCGGAGGCCCAGGACGACGAGCAGTTCCTGTGGTGGCTAGCACAGGTCACTCCACAGGTAGCCGAATTCACGGACTATTGGGCTGCGATCGGTGCCTATGAATCTCGGAATCGTCGGTTCCCTGAAGCCGTGCGGGCGTTGGCAGAGGCCTTGTTGCGAGATCCATCTGACTTTCACTCCATGAGCCGAATTCGCCAGCCGTTGATCGCGCTCGGCCAGGATGACCTCGCCGATCGTTGGAACTCCCGTTGGGCCGCGACTCGCGATGTGGTGAAATTCAACAACAAAATTGCAGAGTCCACGAAGCTGGATCTGGATTCCATCGCGGAGCTCTCCGTCCGTTTGTTGCAACTGGGCCGTCGGCTTGAGGCCGTGTTATGGAAGACGGTGGAAAGCGGGCATCGTGGTGTCAACGCTGCCGAGATCAATCGGCTCAATGCCGAGCGTCGCCAGGTGATTGCGATGGGGAAAGACACTCCCAGCCATGCGGAGCGTTTATGTGGGATGAATCTAGATCAGTATCCGCTGCCCAAGTTTGATTCGTTGCTGGCGGAACCGTCGGAGTTTCGTTTGGCGTCCGACGGCCAGTCGGAGCCCGTTCGGGCGAGCTTTCCCAACGTGGCTAGTTCAGTCGGATTGAATCACAGCTATCAAGTTTCCAGTCAGACGGTGTCACAGCAGTTTTCGATTCATCAGACGCTGGGCGGCGGTGTCGCCGTCATTGATTTTGATTTGGATGGCTGCGTTGATTTGTATTTCGCCCAGGGAGGATCGGATCCGCCAGGCAGCCAAAGTGAGTTGTCGAATCAGCTTTATCGATGTCTTGAAAAAGAGGTTGGGAACGAAATTCAAAGTGGTTTTGTCGATGTCACGGAAGCCAGTGGAACGCGAGAGACTCAATATGGGCTTGGTGTGACCAGCGGCGATTGGAATCAAGATGGCTTTCCCGACTTGGTGGTGTCCAACATCGGAATCGATACGTTGTTCATCAACAACGGAGATGGCACGTTTGCAAGGCGAGGCCTGTCGCTCAGCACCAACCCCGATCGCGTCCCCTCCTCGGTGGCGATTGCGGATTTGAATGGCGACCACCTGCCGGACATTTTTCAGTGTGTCTATGTCGATGACGCTCGCATCAATCGGAAGCCGGCGCTAAACGAGGACGGCCGCGTCTTGAAGGCAGTCTCACCAGGCGATTACAAGGTCGGCGCGGATACGTTGATTGTCAATGACGGCAAGGGTGGAATATCCGAGGATCGCGGTTTGCGTGCGGCATCGTTTCGTTCAGAGACTCGCGATCACAGTTATGGGCTGGGCGTCATTGTGACGGACTTGGACGGCAGTCCTGGCAATGAGGTCTTCGTTGGGAATGACTTGTTGCCGAATCAGTTGTGGACCCGTGATCCGATCAAGCAGCGTTGGGACGATGTGGCATCCCTGAAAGGTTGCGCGTATGACGGCGGCGGAGTCGCGACCGGATCGATGGGGATTGCGGTGGGTGATTTTGACGACAGCGGGACAATCGACATTCACATTAGTAACTATGAGTATCAAAACTCGAGTCTGTTCCTGTCCGATGGAGAAGCATTCCAGGATCGCACCGTCCAATTCGGGCTCGCGGAACCGACTCGCAAGATGGTTGGTTTCGGTTCGCAGTCGATTGACATTACCAATAACGGCACCTTGGATCTCATTGTCACCAATGGCCACCTGGATGACACCGTTGAGAATCGTTCCGAATTCCGGCAGCCGCCGCAACTTTTTTCGAATTCTGGCAGCCGCTTCGTGCCCGTTCAGCTCGATGACTCGTCGGATTACTGGTCGTCTTTGTTCTTGGGGCGCGGGCTAGCTCGATTGGATTTCAAACGGGACGGCAAGAGCGATATTGTTGTCACTCACATCGGCCAGCCCTCGGCATTGTTGGTGAACCAGACTGCCAGTGAAAATCATTGGTTGCAGGTCCAGCTAGTAGGGACGGATAGTGAACGCGATGCGATCGGTGCGGAGGTTCATGTGCGTTGGAATGATCGTGAGTCAGTGGACTGGGTAGCCGCCGGTGACGGGTATCTGAGTTGCAACGAGTCAGCGATTTGTTTCGGGTTGGGGGCGGCTTTGGTTCCGGTCGAGGTGGAGGTCCGATGGCCCAGCGGCAAACGTCAGGTTCACCGCGACATCCAATCCGATCAACGCATTCTGATTGTCGAGAACCAGCCTGAATGCACCCAGCTGTTTTAG
- a CDS encoding sigma-70 family RNA polymerase sigma factor: MDKQQPETGPSDDFVRELTRTQNRLYGFVRCLLFDPKDVDDVLQDVNVVLLRKSGEFEMGTNFWAWASTVARFQVLTYCKRLGRDRLVFDDSLLELIALDVKEMESEIDDRMEVLQGCMEKLPTPQKQLLSMRYEPDSTLQMIADSLGRTVGSVRQALYRIRESLLGCVQQNMKAS, encoded by the coding sequence TTGGATAAACAGCAACCGGAAACTGGCCCCTCGGACGACTTCGTGCGCGAGCTTACTCGCACGCAGAACCGCCTTTATGGGTTCGTGCGCTGCTTGCTGTTTGATCCCAAGGATGTCGACGACGTCTTGCAAGATGTGAACGTCGTCTTGTTGCGTAAGTCCGGCGAATTCGAAATGGGCACCAACTTCTGGGCCTGGGCCTCAACCGTGGCCCGGTTTCAGGTCCTGACTTATTGCAAGCGTCTGGGACGCGATCGCCTTGTTTTCGATGATTCTCTGCTCGAGTTGATTGCCTTGGATGTCAAGGAAATGGAGTCAGAGATTGATGACCGCATGGAGGTACTTCAAGGTTGCATGGAAAAACTACCCACGCCGCAAAAACAGCTTTTGAGCATGCGTTATGAGCCGGACTCGACGCTGCAAATGATTGCCGATTCGCTTGGCCGTACGGTCGGATCGGTGCGGCAGGCTTTGTATCGGATTCGTGAGTCTTTACTCGGCTGTGTTCAGCAAAACATGAAGGCGTCGTAA